The segment GATCCGGATCGGCGGCCAGCTCACCAAGGCGCTCTACCAGTACACGCTCCAGAGCCCGGACCTCACCGAGCTCTACCAGTGGGCCCCGCGCCTCCAGGAGCGCATCCGCGCGCTCCCGATGCTGACCGACGTCAACTCGGATCTGCAGATCACGAGCCCCCAGGTGGTCGTCAACATCGACCGCGACCGGGCGTCGTCGCTGGGCGTGACGGCCGACCAGATCGAGGACGCGCTCTACAGCGCCTACGGCTCGCGCCAGGTCTCGACCATCTACACGCCGTCCAACCAGTACTGGGTCATTTTAGAATTGGAGCCGCAGTACCAGCGGGATCCCACGGCCCTGGAGCGGCTCTACGTGCGCTCGAGCAGTGGGCGCCTGATCCCGCTGGGCGCGGTGGCCACGCTGACGCCCGGGCTGGGACCGCTCACGGTGCAGCACCTGGGCCAGCTGCCCGCGGTCACCATCTCGTTCAACACCAGGCCGGGCGTGTCCTTGAGCGATGCCGTGGCCCAGGTGCAGGCGGTCCAGCGGGAGCTGGGGGTGCCCGCGACGCTGAGCACCACCTTCCAGGGCACGGCCCAGGCCTTCCAGGACTCGCTGCGCGGGCAAGGGATGCTCCTGCTCATCACCGTCCTCGTCATCTACCTGGTGCTGGGCGTGCTCTACGAGAGCTTCATTCACCCCCTCACCATCCTCTCGGGCCTGCCCTCGGCCGGCGCCGGAGCGCTGCTCACGCTGATGTTGTTCGGGGCCGAGCTGAACGTCTACGGATTCGTCGGGATGATCATGCTCGTCGGCATCGTGAAGAAGAACGCCATCATGATGATCGACTTCGCGCTGGAGGCCGAGCGGGCGGGGGCCGCACCGGCCCAGGCGATCTATCAGGGCTGCCTGCTGCGCTTCCGGCCGATCATGATGACGACCATGGCGGCGCTGCTCGGGGCCTTGCCCATCGCGCTCGGCATCGGGGCCGGCGCCGACGCCCGGCGCCCGCTGGGCCTGGCCGTGGTCGGCGGCCTGCTCGTCTCCCAGCTGCTCACCCTCTACATCACGCCCGTCCTCTACCTCTACATGGAGTCGGTCCAGAAGCACCTGGCCGCGCACCCCGTCTCGCGCATCTTCTTCTGGCGCCGGGCGCGGTACGGCCCGCAGCCGAGCCCCGCCGTCCAGTCCTGAGTCCGCCCCGGATCGGCGCTATCATGGGCGCCGTGCTCGAGGGGCTCGCGGAGCTGGTCAATGGCAACGAGGCCCTGGTGCGTCGCGGCCGCTACCTGACCACGACGTTCCTGGTCGAGACGGGCGACACGGCGTGGCTGGTCACGGTGATCGAGGGGCGGATCGCCCGCCTCGAGCGGGGGCCCTTTCTCATGCGGCAGTGGCGCTTCGCGGTGCGCGCTTCCGCCGAGGCCTGGCGGCGGTTCTGGGAATCGGTGCCCGCGCCGGGCTATCACGATCTCTTCGCCATGGCCAAGCTGGGCCAGGCCCGGATCGAGGGCGATCTCCAGCCGCTGATGGCGAACCTGCGCTACGTCAAAGAGGTGCTGGCGGCACCGCGGAAGCACGGGCGTGGCTGACCCCGGGCTGGAGCCCATCGTGGGACGGTATCTGCGCCTCACGCTGCAATCGCGGCCGCACCGGCTCTACTTCGAGGAGGCCGGACAGGGCATCCCGCTGGTGTGTCTGCACACCGCTGGCTCCGACGGGCGCCAGTTCCGCCATCTGATGACCGACGAGGCGATCACCCGGCACTTCCGCGTGCTGGCGTTCGACATGCCCCGGCACGGCAAGTCGCTGCCGCCCGTCGGCTGGCAGGACGACGAGTACCGGCTCACCGCCGCGGGGTACGTCGAGATGATCCGCAGCTTCTGCCAGGCGCTGAGCCTGGAACGGCCCGTCGTCCTCGGTTGCTCGATCGGGGGCAAGATCGTGCTCCACCTGGCGCGCGATCACGCCCCCGAGTTCCGGGCGCTGATCGGCCTCGAGGCGGCCGATTATCAGGCCCCGTGGTACGACGACACCGGGTGGCTCCACCGGCCCGATGTCCACGGCGGCGAGGTGAGCGCCGCGCTCATGTCCGGGCTCATCGCTCCCCAGAGCCCCAGCGAGGCGCGCTGGGAAACCCTGTGGGGGTACATGCAGGGCGGCTCCGGCGTGTTCAAGGGCGACCTGTACTTCTACCGGGTCGACTCCGATCTGCGCGGCCAGCTCGGCGGTGTCGACACGGCGCGCTGCCCCCTCTACCTCCTCACCGGAGAGTACGATTTCTCGTGCACGCCGGACGACACCGCGCGCACGGCCGCACAGATCCCGGGCGTCAAGCTGACGGTCATGGAGGGGCTGGGCCACTTTCCGATGAGCGAGAATCCCGACCGGTTCCGGCGGTATATTCTACCGGTCCTGGACGAGATCCGGGCGCTGAAGTAACTCGAGGAGGCTTCCATGCGGCTCAAGGACAAAGTCGTCATCATCACCGGCGGCGCCCAGGGGATCGGCCGGGCCTATTGCCTGGGCGCGGCGACGGAGGGAGCACGCGTCGTGGTGGCCGACATCGCCGACCCCACGTCCACCGTCAAGGACATCGAGGCCCTAGGCGCCCAGGCGCTGGGCGTCGTCTGCGACGTCTCCCGCGAGGGGGACACGCAGCGCCTGGCCACCGAGACCCTGGCCCGGTTCGGCCGCATCGACGTCCTGGTGAACAACGCCGCCGTCTACGGCACGCTCAAGCGCCGACCGTTCATGGAGATCCCGGTGGAGGAGTGGGACCGGGTGATGGCGGTCAACCTCCGCGGGTTGTTCCTCGCCTCGCGGGCCGTGTTCCCGACCATGAAGGCTCAGGGCAAGGGCAAGATCATCAACATCGCGTCGTCCACGTTCTTCAAGGGCGTGCCGCACTACATCCACTACACGACCTCCAAGGGCGGCGTGGTGGGGTTCACGCGGTCCCTGGCCCGGGAGCTCGGCGAGTTCGGCATCCGGGTCAACGCCATCTCGCCCGGGTTCACCCTGAGCGGCGAGAACGAGAAGAACATCTCCGAGGAGCGCAAGCAGGAGAACATCCGCATGCGGATGCTCAAGCGCGCCGAGGTCCCCGAGGACATCGTGGGCACGCTGATCTTCCTGGCCTCGGATGACAGCGACTTCATCACCGGGCAGACCATCCTCGTGGACGGCGGCGGCGGCGTGCACTGAGCCCTAGCGGGCCTCCCGGAGCGCGCGCCAGACCCGCTCTGGCGTCACCGGCATGTCGAGGTGGCGGACGCCGAACGGGGCCAGCGCGTCGTTGACTGCGTTGAGCAGGGCCGGCAGCGCGCCCACCGTGCCGGCCTCCCCCACACCCTTGGCTCCCAGCGGGTTGATCTTCGTGGGGACCTCGTACGAGTCCACGTCGAAGGCGGGGACGTCGTCGGCCCGCGGCATGGCGTAGTCCATGAACGAGCCGGCCAGGAGTTGCGCCGTCTCCCGGTCGTAGGCGAGGACCTCGAACAGGCCTTGACCCAGGCCCTGGACCACGCCACCGTGGATCTGGCCCTTGACCAGCATGGGGTTGATCATGGTGCCGACGTCGTCGACCACGGTGTGGCGCACGATGCTCACGACGCCCGTTTCGGGGTCGATCTCGACCTCGCACACCTGGCAGCCGTTGGGGAAGGTCACGGCGGGCGCCGCGAAGGCCGCCGTCTCGCTGAACCCGGTCTCCATTCCGGCCGGCATCTGGCGCGGTTGATAGGCGGTCCTGGCTACGGCGGCGAGGGCCACGCCCTTGTCGGTGCCGGCCACGAGGAAGCGGCCGTCGCGGAACACGACGTCCTCGGTGGCGGCCTCCAGCAGGTGGGCGGCGATCCGACGGCCCCGCTCGATGATCTTCTCGGTCGCCCGCACCACCGCGGAGCCGCCCACCGTGAGGGCGCCCGAGCCGCCGTTGCCGCGTCCAGCGCCGAGCAGATCGCTGTCGCCCCAGAGGACCTGGATGCGCTCGGGCGGCACGCCCAGCCGGTCGGCCACGATCTGGGCGAAGGCGGTCTCGTTGCCCTGGCCCATCGACGTCGAGCCGGTGTAGAGCGTGACCGACCCGTCGGCATTGACGCACACCCGGGCCGTGTCGGGGTTGGGGCCGCTGTAGGGACCGCCGGCGACCTCGATGGGGTTGGCGATGCCGAGCCCGCGCAGCTTGCCGCGCTGCCGCGCCTCGGCGCGGCGCGTCTCGAAGCCGGCCTGATCGGCGAGCGACAGGGCCATGCCCATGCCGCGCGCGAAATCCCCGCAGTCGTAGGTGAACACCAGGCCGGTCCTGAAGGGCATGGCGGTGGAGGGGATCAGGTTGCGGCGGCGTAGCTCGAGCGGGTCGATCTTCAGCTCGCCGGCCGCCACGTCGATCACGCGCTCGATCGCGTAGGTGGCCTCGGGCCGGCCGGCACCACGATAGGGGCCCGTGGGCGTCGTGTTCGTGAAGACGCCGGTGGTCTGCACGTGGATGGCCGGCGTGGTGTACACGCCGGCCAGCCCCCCCACGTTGTTCGTGCCCGGCCCCGCGCTGCGCTGGGTGAGGTAGGCGCCGACGTTGAGGGCGATGCCCACGCGCAGGCCCAGGAACTTGCCGTTGGCGTCCAGGGCCAGCTCCGCCGTCGACACGTTGTCGCGCCCGGCCTCGTCGCTGACGAACCCCTCGCGGCGATGCGACGCCCACTTCACCGGCCGACCCAGCCGGCGCGCCGCCCACAGCACCAGCACCATCTCGGGATAGACGCCGTTGCGCATCCCGAAGCTGCCGCCCACCTCGGCCGTCACGACGCGCATCTGGCTGTGCGGGACCTTCAGGATGTCGGCGAGCAGCCCCCGCACGATGTGCGGGCCCTGGATGCCCGTGTACAGGGTGTAGCGCCCGGCGCGCCGGTCCCACTCGCCGGTGGCGGCGCGCGGCTCCAGCGGGGCTGCGGCCACACGGGTGACGACGAAGTCGAGCCGCGTCACGTGGGCCGCACCCTCGAAGACGCGGGCCACGGCCTCGCGCGAGCCGGCTTCCCACACGAAGGCGACGTTGTCCGACGCCTCGTCCCAGACCGCGGGCGCCCCCGGCCGCAGCGCGTCCGCCGCGTCGGCGACGGCCGGGCGCGCCGCGTAGTCGACGGCGACCAGCTCGGCGGCGTCGATCGCCTGCTCGCGGGTCTCGGCCACGACCAGCGCGACCGGGTCACCCACGTGCCGGGCCCGCCGGTGGGCCAGCGCCGCGCGGGGCGTGGGGAAGGCCGGGGAGCCGTCGCGCCGCTTGCGCAGGCGGTCGGTCGGCAGCGTGCCGACGCCGTCGGCCACGAGGTCGGCGCCGATGAAGACGGCCACGACGCCGGGGGCCGCCCGGGCCGCCGCCGTGTCGATGCCCCGGATGTCGGCGTGGGCGTGCGGGGAGCGCACGACGACGGCGTGGGCCTGGCGGGGCAGGCTCCAGTCTTCGGAATATCGTCCCAGCCCCTGCACCAGGCGGGGGTCTTCCAGGCGCATCACCGACTGCCCGATGGCGAACTTCTCGGCCTTGACCGGCTCACTCACTGCGCGATTCCTCCCCGATGATGGTCCTTGCCCTGCGGGGTGGTCTGATGTATCCCCTCGGCTGCGAGAGGATACTACGAGGGAGGAGCGCCATGAGCCGGCAATCCGCCATCGATCCCGAGCGCGTCGTCATCACCGAGCCGGTGCCGGGCTCGACCATCCCCGTGCAGCTCATGTACGTGCCCACGCTGGATGGCCTCTATACGCCCATCGGCCTGCGGCGCCCGCCCGGCGACGGCCGTGCGCCGATCGTGCTGCTGGCCTCCGGCAACGGCGGCGGCGGAATGCCGTGGGTGCGGGAGGCCGTGCGCAACCGTGGCTACATCATGGACCGGCTGCTGGACGCGGGGTACGCGGTCGCCTGGCTGCGCTACCGCGCCGAGGTCGAGCTCGGCTACAACAAGGGCGGCCGTCTGGTGGAGGACATCCGCCAGGGACGCCAGCTGCTCAACCGCTCGCCGCTGGAATACGAGGACGAGATCGACGTCATCACGTTCGTCAAGACGCTGCCCTTCGTGGACCCGGACCGCGTGGGGCTGGCCGGCGTGAGCCACGGTGGCGAGATGATCTTCAAGATCGCCAGCGAGTACCCTGGCGTCGCCGCCGGCGTGGCCTGCGAGCCGGCCAACCACGAGTTCCTCGACCTCACCCCCGACGCCACCGCGCACGTCAAGCCCCAGACCCAGATGCGTGATATCGAGGAGATGCAGATGCGCGAGGTGCAGAAGGTGCGAGCGCGCATCAACGAGCGGGTAGCCCGCGAGCGCATCCGCGGCATCCGCACCCCCATCCTGGTTCTGGGTCGCGACACGGATCACCTGCAGGGGATCTTCCGCGTGAGCTACGACCTCCTGCGGGAGGAGGGCAAGACCGCCGAGTGGGCCTCCTACGACCACCCCCTGCACGGCTACCTCTTCCCGTTCCGCGGCGCCGACGGCGCCTACGCTGTCGATCGCGCGCAGGAGGCGGCGATCGATCTCGCCATCGACTTTTTCAGACGCCAGATGAAGTGACGGACGGCAGCGGCGCCCCTCAGGTGCCGATGCCGAACAGCGTCGTCATCCGCGTGGCGTCGAGCATCGCCGCCATCTCCTCGTCCGCGGGGCGTCGGGAGAAGCGACTGGCCGCGTCGAGGAAGGCCGGCAGCACGGTGAGGTCGCCCGCCGTGTTGAGGAAGACCCCCGGCACGCCGAGGGCCCAGTGCACCGCCCGATCGACGTCTGCGGGCTCCGTGAGGGGCTGGTACCAGGTGGTATGTGTCCGGTCGGCGGTGGCCCAGGGCCCGCGGGCGACGGCCTTGATCACCTGGACGGCGACGTTGCGCTCCCGGCACAACGCCAGCAGCTCCTCGAACTCCTTTCGGTAGCGCTCGTTCTGGGCCATCAGGAAGTTGTAGGGCAGCAGCACGGAGTCGAAGTCGAAGCGGGCGAGGCTCCGCTTGTGCATGGCCGCGATGTTCCAGCCGTGCCCCGTCACGCCGATGAACCGGACCAGTCCCTGCTGGCGGGCCTCGGTCAGCGCCTCCAGGGCGCCGCCCGCTCCCATGGCCTGGTCCCAGTCGTCGGGATGGCCCAGCGAGTGGAGCTGGATCAGGTCGACCCGGTCGACGCGTAGCCGCTCGAGCGAGCGGTGGAGATCGTCGCGAGCCCCCCGGGCCGTCCGGCTTCCCGTCTTGGTCGCCAGGAAGAAGTCCTTGCGGTGGCGGGCCATCCACGGCCCGATGCGCAGCTCGGAGTCTCCGTAGCGGGCCGCGGTGTCGATGTGGTTGACGCCGTAGCGGAGCAGGAGGTCCAGGGCGCGGTCGGCGTCGGCCTGGCTGGCCCTGGCCAGCGCCGCCCCGCCGAACAGCGCGGCGGTGCTCGAATGTCCGGTGCGTCCGAACGGTCGGCGCTCGATCATGGCATCAACACCTCGTTGGCGCGTGAGGAGGATCCGCCCGGTGTCGGTCCCCCCGAGATGACGAAGATGCGCCGGCCTACCACCGCCGCGCCCAGTCCGTGCCGCGCCGTCGGCATCGGCGCCCACGCGGTCCAGGCGTCGGTGGAGGGCTCGTAGGCCTCGACCTGATCGAACGTGCCGGCAGGCGCTTCTCCGCCGAAGACGAACACCTTGTCGGCCAGCGTCACGGCCGCGATCCCGCTGCGCGGGGTCGGCAGCGGGGCTCGTGCGCGCCAGCGATTCGTGCGGGGGTCGTACTCCTCGTTCACGGCCAGGTTCCGCGCGTAGCTGCCGTCGACGCGGCCGCCCACGACGTAGAGGCGACCGTCGACCACTGCGGCGGCGTGGTGATCCCTGGGCGTGGGCAGTGGGGCGAGCCCCGTCCAGCGATCGGCGGCCGGGTCGTAGACCTCGTGGGCGGCGGTGTTGCGACGCCCCGGCCCGGCACCGCCCACGGCGTGGATGCGGCCATCGAGGACCGCGACGGCGAGGGCCCCGCGCGCGGTCGGCAGGGGCGGGCCCGTTCGCCACTGGTCGGCACCGGGGTCGTAGATCAGGGTGCTGGCCACCGGCTGCCAGCTCTCGGTGTAGCCGCCGACGACGTACAGCCGGTCGCCGAGGACCACGGCCCCGGCGTGGTTGAGATTCGCGGGCGGCGCCGCCCGCTGTCGCCACCGGTCGGCCGCGGTGTCGTACTCCAGCAGCGCGCCGCTGCCGCCGAAGCCGCCCACCACGAAGATGCGACCGTTCAGCGCGGCGACGGCCACCTCGGTGCGCGCCTCCGGCATGGAGGCGGCCTGCACCCAGCGTCCTGGCGGTCCGCCGGCAGCGGCCCCGGCCACGGCTACGATGCCGACTGACGCGGCGGCGAGCCCTCCGAGCCTCATCGGTCCTCCCTTTCCAGCCGGATCGTACCGCCACATGGCCTGGCCGGCTATTGACAACATGCCGCAGCGGCCCCAGGATGGCCGGAACCTACGGGGTTCTGAGGAGACGACTATGAGGAACGTGCCCGCTCGAGTGGCTCGCCTGGCCTCCCTGTCGCTGGTTGTCGTCCTGTTCGTCGCCCTGCTCGGTCCCGGTGTGGCCGGAGCGCAGCAGCTCGTCGTGGCAGGGGCGCCACCGATCCACGAGGTGACCATGCCCCACCTGGGCGCGCAGTCCTCGAAGCTGCTCACCCGGCCGGTCTACGAGCACCTGGTGGAGGTGGACCCCGTCACCTGGGACTACAAGCGTCCGATGCTGGCCGAGCGCTGGCAGGTCTCTCCGGACGCCAAGACGTGGACCTTCTTCCTGCGCCGCGACGTCCCCTTCCACGGGGGTCACGGCGACTTCACGGCCGAGGACGTGAAGTTCTCGCTCGAGCTGCTCGCCGGCAAGGATTCGCTGGCCAGCACCACCGCCTTCTGGCGGAAGACGCTCGACCGGGTGGAGGTGGTCGATCCCCACACCGTCCGGCTGCACCTCAAAGCCTCCAACCCCGACCTGCTGTTCGAGCTGTCCAACGGCCGCGAGTCGCAGATGCTCTCCAAGAAGTACGTGACCTCGGTCGGGGTGGACAAGGCCAGCTCGAAGCCGGTGGGCACCGGCCCCTACGAGATGGTGGAGTGGCTCAAGGGCGAGCACATGAAGTTCCGGGCCGTCAACAAGCACTGGCGAGTGGTCCCGCAGTTCAAGGAGCTCGTCTACAAGTTCGTGCCCGAGGACGCCACCCGGGTGGCCGCCCTCCGTACCGGCGACGCGGACATCATCGAGCTGCCGCGGAGTCTCAAGAAGGAGGTCCAGGGGGCCGGCTTCGAGGCGCGGCGCTCGCTCTGGCCCGGTATCGTCGTGTTCGGCCTGATGGGCGGGCAGTACTCGAAGGAACGGCCGACCTTCAATCCCAAGGTTCCCTGGCTGGACAAGCGCGTGCGCGAGGCGATGAACCTGGCCATCAATCGCCAGGCGATCGTCGAGCACCTGTTCCTGGGCGAGGCCAAGGTGAACATCGTGCCCATCGTCCCGCCGTGGGTGAAGGAGTTCAGCAATCCGGCCTGGAAGCCGTACCCGTACGACCCGGAGCGGGCCAAGAAACTGCTGGCCGAGGCCGGCTACCCCAACGGCTTCACCGCCGAGTGGCGGGCCTATCTCCTGAGCGGCGTCCCCGAGCTCGTGTCGGCCTCCGAAGCCATTCAGATCGACCTGGCCAAGGTCGGGATCAAGCTCGAGCTCAAGCTGGTCGAGTACGCCGCCGGCGTCCGCCCCGACGCCCGGGCCCGGAAGCTGACCGGCATCGGGCTCCTGCACCGCACGGGCATCCCGCCCATCCCCGGCAGCCAGATGGCGATCTTCTTCTCCAAGGCCGGGATCCTGGGCGGCGTCGAGCTGCCGGAGATCGAGGACCTGTTCTCGCGGCTCGACAGGAGCGCCGATCCCGCGGAGCGCGCGAAGATGGTCCGGGCCATCGGCGACATCATCTACTCGGGCTACCACGCGGTCCCCCTCGTGGACCTCTATCCGCTCTTCGGGGTCAACCAGAAGAAGGTCGGGGACTGGAAGACGACGGGGTACTACGGCTTCACGCACCTTGAATACGCCCAGAAGAAGTAGCGACCGGCGGGCCGGCTGAACGCGGACCGGCACGATGCAGCGCTATCTGCTCCAGCGGCTGCTCCAGGGCGTGCTCACGATGTTCGTGATCTCCCTGATCGTGTTCCTGCTCGCTCGGCTGTCGGGAGATCCGCTGCACATCATGCTGCCCGAGGAGGCCACGGCCGAAGACTACGCGAGCGCCGCCAAGAAATGGGGGCTGGACCGGCCCTTGCCGACCCAGTACCTGGCCTTCGTCGGCAACGCGCTGCGCGGGGACCTGGGCCGGTCGATCCGGCTGAGGCAGCCGACCCTGGAACTGGTCCTCGAGCGTGTCCCGGCCACGCTGCAGCTGGCGGGGGCGGCGATCGCGGTGAGTCTGCTCATCGCCATTCCCGTCGGGGTGCTGTCGGCGATCCGGCGCGGTGGCCCCCTGGATTACATCGGCAAGGCGGTGGCGCTGACGGGGCAGTCCATGCCCAGCTTCTGGCTGGGCATCGTCCTGATCTGGGTCTTCGCCGTCATGCTGGGGTGGCTGCCCGCGTCCGGCCGCGGGGGCACCGAGCACTACATCCTGCCGGCCATCGCGCTGGGGTGGTACCAGGTGGCGGCGGTGATGCGGCTCGTCCGCTCGGCCATGCTAGACGTGATGGACAGTGAATACGTGAAGCTGGCCCGCATCAAGGGCGTCGCCGAACGCTGGGTCGTGTGGAAGCACTGCCTGCGGAACGCGGCCATCCCCCCGCTCACGTATATCGGGTTCGTGGTGGCGGTGCTGCTCACGGGCTCGGTGGTCATCGAAACCGTGTTCTCGTGGCCGGGGATCGGCCTGCTGGCCATCGACGCCGTCCGCTACCGCGATTTTCCGCTCGTGCAGACGATCGTCCTCATCTATGCGGCCAAGTTCGTGATCATCAACCTGCTGGTCGACGTGCTCTACGTCTACGTCGATCCCAGAATCCGCTTCCAGCGATAGGGCCGATGGCGATCGCGACGGCTCGGGTCGAGGAGAGCGCACCGGGAACGGCGGAGGGCAAGGCCAGGCGCCACACGTCGGTCATCGTGTTCGTGGCGGTCCTCCTGGTCATCCTGGTCATTCCGGCGGTGCTGGCGCCGTGGCTGTCGCCCCACGACCCCCTGGAAGGGCGCCTGGCCCAGAAGCTCAAGCCCCCCGCCTGGCTGGCCGGTGGCACCTGGGAGTTCCCGCTGGGCACCGACCCGCTGGGACGGGACATCCTGAGCCGGCTCATCTGGGGCGCCCGGGTCTCGCTCTCGGTGTCGCTGGTGGCCATCGTCATCGGCGGTCTGGTGGGCACGGTGCTGGGACTGGTCGCCGGCTACTTCGGCGGCTGGACCGACACGCTGATCATGCGCGTGGTCGACGTGGCCTTCTCGCTTCCCACGATCCTGCTGGCCCTGGTTCTGGCCGTGGTGGTGGGGCCGAGTTTTCAGACCGTCATCGTCATCGTCGCGCTCCTGCTGTGGGCGCGCTACGCCCGGCAGGTCCGCGGCGAGGTCCTGTCCGTACGGGAGCGCGACTTCGTGGCCCAGGCCCGGATCGCCGGGTGCTCGCATCTGCGCATCATCTTCGGTCACATCCTGCCCAACGTCAGCAACACCCTGATCGTGCTCGCCACGTTGCAGGTCGGCTACGTGATCCTGCTCGAGGGCACGCTCTCCTTCCTGGGCGTCGGCATTCCGCCCCCGTCGCCGGCGTGGGGGCTCATGGTGGCCACCGGCCGGGGACTGATCGTCTCCGCGTGGTGGGTGTCGTTCTTTCCCGGGTTGGCCATCCTCGTGACGGTGCTCGTGCTGAACCTGCTGGGGGACTGGCTGAGGGACCGTCTCGATCCGAGACTCCGGCAGGTCTGACGCCCGCATGAGCGTGCCGCTCCTCGAGGTGCGCGATCTGCGCACCTGGTTCTTCACGCGTTGGGGCGTGGTGAAGGCCGTGGACGGCGTGAGCTTCGCCGTTCACCAGGGCGAGACCCTGGGCATCGTCGGCGAGTCGGGGTGCGGCAAGAGCATGACCGCGCTTTCCGTCCTCCGTCTGGTCCCCCGGCCGGGGGGGCGCATCATGGGCGGCCAGGTGCTCCTCGAGGGCGACGACCTGCTGGCCAA is part of the Candidatus Methylomirabilota bacterium genome and harbors:
- a CDS encoding kelch repeat-containing protein — its product is MRLGGLAAASVGIVAVAGAAAGGPPGRWVQAASMPEARTEVAVAALNGRIFVVGGFGGSGALLEYDTAADRWRQRAAPPANLNHAGAVVLGDRLYVVGGYTESWQPVASTLIYDPGADQWRTGPPLPTARGALAVAVLDGRIHAVGGAGPGRRNTAAHEVYDPAADRWTGLAPLPTPRDHHAAAVVDGRLYVVGGRVDGSYARNLAVNEEYDPRTNRWRARAPLPTPRSGIAAVTLADKVFVFGGEAPAGTFDQVEAYEPSTDAWTAWAPMPTARHGLGAAVVGRRIFVISGGPTPGGSSSRANEVLMP
- a CDS encoding ABC transporter substrate-binding protein, whose protein sequence is MRNVPARVARLASLSLVVVLFVALLGPGVAGAQQLVVAGAPPIHEVTMPHLGAQSSKLLTRPVYEHLVEVDPVTWDYKRPMLAERWQVSPDAKTWTFFLRRDVPFHGGHGDFTAEDVKFSLELLAGKDSLASTTAFWRKTLDRVEVVDPHTVRLHLKASNPDLLFELSNGRESQMLSKKYVTSVGVDKASSKPVGTGPYEMVEWLKGEHMKFRAVNKHWRVVPQFKELVYKFVPEDATRVAALRTGDADIIELPRSLKKEVQGAGFEARRSLWPGIVVFGLMGGQYSKERPTFNPKVPWLDKRVREAMNLAINRQAIVEHLFLGEAKVNIVPIVPPWVKEFSNPAWKPYPYDPERAKKLLAEAGYPNGFTAEWRAYLLSGVPELVSASEAIQIDLAKVGIKLELKLVEYAAGVRPDARARKLTGIGLLHRTGIPPIPGSQMAIFFSKAGILGGVELPEIEDLFSRLDRSADPAERAKMVRAIGDIIYSGYHAVPLVDLYPLFGVNQKKVGDWKTTGYYGFTHLEYAQKK
- a CDS encoding xanthine dehydrogenase family protein molybdopterin-binding subunit, coding for MSEPVKAEKFAIGQSVMRLEDPRLVQGLGRYSEDWSLPRQAHAVVVRSPHAHADIRGIDTAAARAAPGVVAVFIGADLVADGVGTLPTDRLRKRRDGSPAFPTPRAALAHRRARHVGDPVALVVAETREQAIDAAELVAVDYAARPAVADAADALRPGAPAVWDEASDNVAFVWEAGSREAVARVFEGAAHVTRLDFVVTRVAAAPLEPRAATGEWDRRAGRYTLYTGIQGPHIVRGLLADILKVPHSQMRVVTAEVGGSFGMRNGVYPEMVLVLWAARRLGRPVKWASHRREGFVSDEAGRDNVSTAELALDANGKFLGLRVGIALNVGAYLTQRSAGPGTNNVGGLAGVYTTPAIHVQTTGVFTNTTPTGPYRGAGRPEATYAIERVIDVAAGELKIDPLELRRRNLIPSTAMPFRTGLVFTYDCGDFARGMGMALSLADQAGFETRRAEARQRGKLRGLGIANPIEVAGGPYSGPNPDTARVCVNADGSVTLYTGSTSMGQGNETAFAQIVADRLGVPPERIQVLWGDSDLLGAGRGNGGSGALTVGGSAVVRATEKIIERGRRIAAHLLEAATEDVVFRDGRFLVAGTDKGVALAAVARTAYQPRQMPAGMETGFSETAAFAAPAVTFPNGCQVCEVEIDPETGVVSIVRHTVVDDVGTMINPMLVKGQIHGGVVQGLGQGLFEVLAYDRETAQLLAGSFMDYAMPRADDVPAFDVDSYEVPTKINPLGAKGVGEAGTVGALPALLNAVNDALAPFGVRHLDMPVTPERVWRALREAR
- a CDS encoding aldo/keto reductase, translated to MIERRPFGRTGHSSTAALFGGAALARASQADADRALDLLLRYGVNHIDTAARYGDSELRIGPWMARHRKDFFLATKTGSRTARGARDDLHRSLERLRVDRVDLIQLHSLGHPDDWDQAMGAGGALEALTEARQQGLVRFIGVTGHGWNIAAMHKRSLARFDFDSVLLPYNFLMAQNERYRKEFEELLALCRERNVAVQVIKAVARGPWATADRTHTTWYQPLTEPADVDRAVHWALGVPGVFLNTAGDLTVLPAFLDAASRFSRRPADEEMAAMLDATRMTTLFGIGT
- a CDS encoding acyl-CoA thioester hydrolase/BAAT C-terminal domain-containing protein; the protein is MSRQSAIDPERVVITEPVPGSTIPVQLMYVPTLDGLYTPIGLRRPPGDGRAPIVLLASGNGGGGMPWVREAVRNRGYIMDRLLDAGYAVAWLRYRAEVELGYNKGGRLVEDIRQGRQLLNRSPLEYEDEIDVITFVKTLPFVDPDRVGLAGVSHGGEMIFKIASEYPGVAAGVACEPANHEFLDLTPDATAHVKPQTQMRDIEEMQMREVQKVRARINERVARERIRGIRTPILVLGRDTDHLQGIFRVSYDLLREEGKTAEWASYDHPLHGYLFPFRGADGAYAVDRAQEAAIDLAIDFFRRQMK
- a CDS encoding efflux RND transporter permease subunit; translated protein: IRIGGQLTKALYQYTLQSPDLTELYQWAPRLQERIRALPMLTDVNSDLQITSPQVVVNIDRDRASSLGVTADQIEDALYSAYGSRQVSTIYTPSNQYWVILELEPQYQRDPTALERLYVRSSSGRLIPLGAVATLTPGLGPLTVQHLGQLPAVTISFNTRPGVSLSDAVAQVQAVQRELGVPATLSTTFQGTAQAFQDSLRGQGMLLLITVLVIYLVLGVLYESFIHPLTILSGLPSAGAGALLTLMLFGAELNVYGFVGMIMLVGIVKKNAIMMIDFALEAERAGAAPAQAIYQGCLLRFRPIMMTTMAALLGALPIALGIGAGADARRPLGLAVVGGLLVSQLLTLYITPVLYLYMESVQKHLAAHPVSRIFFWRRARYGPQPSPAVQS
- a CDS encoding alpha/beta hydrolase translates to MADPGLEPIVGRYLRLTLQSRPHRLYFEEAGQGIPLVCLHTAGSDGRQFRHLMTDEAITRHFRVLAFDMPRHGKSLPPVGWQDDEYRLTAAGYVEMIRSFCQALSLERPVVLGCSIGGKIVLHLARDHAPEFRALIGLEAADYQAPWYDDTGWLHRPDVHGGEVSAALMSGLIAPQSPSEARWETLWGYMQGGSGVFKGDLYFYRVDSDLRGQLGGVDTARCPLYLLTGEYDFSCTPDDTARTAAQIPGVKLTVMEGLGHFPMSENPDRFRRYILPVLDEIRALK
- a CDS encoding 3-oxoacyl-ACP reductase family protein; the encoded protein is MRLKDKVVIITGGAQGIGRAYCLGAATEGARVVVADIADPTSTVKDIEALGAQALGVVCDVSREGDTQRLATETLARFGRIDVLVNNAAVYGTLKRRPFMEIPVEEWDRVMAVNLRGLFLASRAVFPTMKAQGKGKIINIASSTFFKGVPHYIHYTTSKGGVVGFTRSLARELGEFGIRVNAISPGFTLSGENEKNISEERKQENIRMRMLKRAEVPEDIVGTLIFLASDDSDFITGQTILVDGGGGVH